In one Alphaproteobacteria bacterium genomic region, the following are encoded:
- a CDS encoding hybrid-cluster NAD(P)-dependent oxidoreductase, producing MRLTKFKSLDERTYWTDAKELECVMVIPEAPDVTSFCFKTADDSWFRYSPGQFVTLELPAGPEPLLRTYTLSSSPSRPLSISVTVKAQPDSVGSRWMLDNVKVGDRLRAYGPGGIFSFMQYPAEKFLFISAGSGVTPMMSMTRWLFDNGEHTDIALISCARRPSELIFEPELRRMAQRVPDIKLSFVVEEDDPYSAWAGYRGRLNQLMLELMAPDYMEREIFCCGPEPFMKTVRDILNVAGFEMAHYHEESFHAPIRTEDQRPEHDDIVLDETAGATIRFAAAGLEASCSETDTILQVAKAQGLNIPSACQFGVCGTCKVRKTSGEVHMVHNGGITDKEIEAGMILACCSNPIGRVEVDI from the coding sequence ATGCGGTTGACGAAATTCAAATCGCTGGACGAGCGCACATACTGGACCGATGCAAAGGAACTGGAATGCGTGATGGTCATTCCGGAGGCGCCAGACGTCACTTCCTTCTGCTTCAAGACTGCCGATGACAGCTGGTTTCGATACTCGCCCGGGCAGTTTGTCACGCTGGAACTGCCTGCCGGGCCGGAACCGTTGCTGCGGACCTATACGCTGTCTTCCTCTCCATCCCGACCGCTGTCGATATCCGTAACGGTCAAGGCGCAGCCCGACAGCGTCGGGTCGCGCTGGATGCTGGACAATGTGAAGGTCGGGGATCGGTTGCGCGCATACGGGCCGGGCGGGATCTTTTCCTTCATGCAGTATCCGGCGGAGAAGTTCCTGTTCATTTCTGCTGGCTCCGGCGTCACGCCGATGATGTCGATGACACGCTGGCTGTTCGACAATGGCGAGCATACAGATATCGCCCTGATCTCTTGTGCCCGCCGCCCATCGGAACTGATATTCGAGCCGGAATTGCGCCGCATGGCGCAGCGGGTGCCGGATATCAAGCTGTCCTTTGTCGTGGAGGAGGACGATCCGTACTCCGCCTGGGCCGGCTACCGGGGGCGCCTGAACCAGCTGATGTTGGAACTGATGGCGCCGGACTATATGGAGCGGGAAATCTTCTGCTGCGGTCCGGAACCCTTCATGAAGACGGTGCGCGATATCCTCAATGTCGCCGGCTTCGAAATGGCGCATTATCACGAGGAAAGCTTCCACGCACCGATCCGGACCGAGGATCAGCGCCCCGAACATGACGACATCGTGCTGGATGAAACCGCCGGCGCGACGATCCGGTTTGCTGCTGCCGGGCTGGAGGCGTCATGCAGCGAAACGGATACGATCCTTCAGGTCGCGAAGGCCCAGGGCCTGAACATTCCGTCCGCCTGCCAGTTCGGCGTCTGCGGCACCTGCAAGGTCAGGAAGACTTCGGGCGAGGTGCACATGGTCCATAATGGCGGGATTACCGACAAGGAGATCGAAGCGGGAATGATCCTGGCCTGCTGTTCGAATCCGATCGGTCGTGTGGAGGTCGACATCTGA
- the atpA gene encoding F0F1 ATP synthase subunit alpha, with the protein MELRAAEISAILKDQIANFGTEADVAEVGQVISVGDGVARVYGLDNVQAGEMVEFPGGIKGMALNLETDNVGVVIFGSDREIKEGDTVKRTGTIVDVPVGKGLLGRVVDGLGNPIDGKGPIESDTRALAEVKAPGIIPRKSVHEPVQTGLKALDALVPIGRGQRELVIGDRQTGKTAVIVDTILNQKPINAGNDEKKKLFCIYVAIGQKRSTVAQVVKTLTDMGAMDYTVVVAATASDPAPLQFLAPYTGCAMGEYFRDNGMHAVIFYDDLSKQATAYRQMSLLLRRPPGREAYPGDVFYIHSRLLERAAKMNDDHGAGSLTALPVIETQANDVSAYIPTNVISITDGQIFLETSLFYKGIRPAINVGLSVSRVGSSAQTKAMKKVAGSIKLELAQYREMEAFAQFASDLDASTQRLLARGARLTELLKQPQYQPLKVSEQVLSIYAGTKGYLDKIAVGDVNRYESKLLEHARSEHKATLDKIDDTGVLDEDTEKALVSILDGFAKTFA; encoded by the coding sequence ATGGAACTCCGGGCCGCGGAAATTTCCGCAATTCTGAAGGACCAGATCGCGAATTTTGGCACCGAAGCCGATGTCGCGGAAGTCGGGCAGGTCATCTCCGTCGGTGACGGGGTCGCTCGCGTCTACGGGCTGGACAACGTCCAGGCCGGTGAGATGGTCGAATTCCCCGGCGGCATCAAGGGTATGGCGCTGAACCTCGAAACCGACAATGTCGGTGTCGTGATTTTCGGCTCCGACCGTGAGATCAAGGAAGGCGATACCGTCAAGCGGACGGGCACCATCGTTGACGTGCCGGTCGGCAAGGGTCTGCTCGGTCGCGTCGTCGACGGTCTCGGCAACCCGATCGACGGCAAGGGGCCGATCGAATCGGACACCCGCGCCCTCGCTGAAGTCAAGGCGCCGGGCATTATTCCGCGCAAGTCGGTGCATGAGCCGGTGCAGACCGGTCTGAAGGCCCTCGACGCGCTGGTTCCGATCGGCCGCGGCCAGCGTGAGCTGGTCATCGGTGACCGTCAGACGGGCAAGACCGCCGTTATCGTCGACACGATCCTGAACCAGAAGCCGATCAATGCCGGCAACGACGAGAAGAAGAAGCTTTTCTGCATCTACGTCGCCATCGGTCAGAAGCGCTCCACCGTCGCGCAAGTCGTGAAGACCCTGACGGACATGGGTGCCATGGATTACACCGTTGTCGTCGCTGCGACCGCGTCCGATCCGGCGCCGCTGCAGTTCCTGGCGCCGTATACCGGTTGCGCCATGGGCGAGTACTTCCGCGACAACGGCATGCACGCGGTCATCTTCTACGACGATCTGTCGAAGCAGGCCACGGCCTACCGCCAGATGTCGCTGCTGCTGCGCCGCCCGCCGGGACGTGAAGCCTATCCGGGTGACGTGTTCTACATCCACTCGCGCCTGCTGGAACGCGCCGCGAAGATGAATGACGACCATGGTGCGGGCTCGCTGACAGCATTGCCGGTCATCGAAACCCAGGCGAACGACGTGTCGGCCTATATTCCGACGAACGTCATCTCGATTACCGACGGTCAGATCTTCCTGGAAACCAGCCTGTTCTATAAGGGTATCCGCCCGGCCATTAACGTCGGTCTGTCGGTTAGCCGCGTCGGTTCTTCCGCCCAGACGAAGGCGATGAAGAAGGTTGCGGGCTCGATCAAGCTGGAACTGGCCCAGTACCGTGAGATGGAAGCCTTCGCCCAGTTCGCGTCGGACCTCGATGCCTCGACCCAGCGTCTGCTGGCCCGCGGTGCGCGCCTGACCGAACTGCTGAAGCAGCCGCAGTACCAGCCGCTGAAAGTGTCCGAACAGGTCCTGTCGATCTATGCCGGTACCAAGGGCTACCTCGACAAGATCGCTGTCGGCGACGTCAACCGCTACGAATCGAAGCTCCTGGAGCATGCCCGGTCCGAGCACAAGGCGACGCTGGACAAGATCGACGACACCGGCGTTCTGGACGAGGACACGGAAAAGGCACTCGTGTCCATCCTGGACGGGTTCGCGAAGACCTTCGCCTGA
- a CDS encoding MFS transporter, with amino-acid sequence MAGSMDAVWLRRIKSPGAETIAILFGLEALARGTASAVLPIDTVRLLGSDEAVSLCVLAGSAVAIPSVFAAPALARRFGRATLLSLSCIGGGLAAILFALDLASAQVLGFILRALGVALVSVCLNLFVMDYVRRGDLGRSEPLRMLSLGTGWFVGPMIGVALSQYVSSAAPYYFSAAAMLALMLLFWALRFRSAPGVRPTTNRKFRNPLASLGAFMRDRRLLHAWLNATGRGFFWMSFFIYTPIYAVNTGLGEFAAGALLSLGAGGMMGMPLWGWLTRQFGIRRIAMLTFGAAAVGCLGAWGFSHMPYLGAAGILAAALAMAVNDGYGNALFFRACRPSQRTEMTPAFTTYRDVAEIGHAAIFAVLLSLLPIEIVYLVLALILAALSILSRTVHPRL; translated from the coding sequence TTGGCGGGTTCCATGGACGCCGTCTGGCTGCGGCGGATCAAATCGCCCGGCGCCGAGACGATCGCAATTCTATTCGGGCTGGAGGCACTGGCGCGCGGCACGGCGTCCGCGGTGCTGCCGATCGATACTGTCCGCCTGCTCGGCTCGGATGAGGCGGTCAGCCTCTGTGTCCTGGCGGGATCCGCAGTTGCCATCCCCTCCGTCTTTGCGGCGCCGGCCCTGGCCCGCCGCTTCGGGCGGGCGACACTTCTGAGCCTGTCCTGCATCGGCGGCGGGCTTGCCGCCATCCTGTTCGCGCTCGATCTGGCTTCGGCCCAGGTGCTCGGCTTCATCCTGCGGGCACTCGGGGTGGCATTGGTCAGCGTCTGCCTGAACCTTTTCGTCATGGATTATGTCCGTCGCGGCGATCTCGGACGCTCGGAGCCGCTGCGCATGCTGTCGCTGGGAACCGGGTGGTTCGTCGGCCCGATGATCGGCGTGGCGCTATCCCAATATGTGTCCTCAGCGGCACCCTATTACTTCAGTGCCGCGGCCATGCTTGCGCTGATGCTGCTGTTCTGGGCATTGCGTTTCCGCTCGGCCCCTGGTGTGCGACCGACCACGAACAGAAAGTTTCGCAATCCCCTCGCCAGTCTGGGGGCGTTCATGCGCGATCGACGGCTATTGCATGCCTGGCTGAATGCCACCGGACGCGGATTCTTCTGGATGAGTTTCTTCATCTACACACCGATCTATGCGGTGAATACCGGGCTGGGCGAGTTCGCGGCCGGCGCCCTGCTGTCACTGGGCGCGGGCGGCATGATGGGCATGCCGCTCTGGGGCTGGCTGACGCGGCAGTTCGGGATCCGGCGAATCGCCATGCTGACCTTCGGCGCCGCAGCCGTCGGATGCCTGGGCGCCTGGGGTTTCTCCCACATGCCCTATCTGGGTGCCGCCGGCATTCTGGCAGCCGCGCTGGCCATGGCGGTCAATGACGGATACGGCAATGCGCTGTTCTTCCGGGCCTGCCGCCCCAGTCAGCGAACAGAAATGACCCCCGCCTTCACGACCTATCGCGACGTGGCGGAGATCGGACATGCTGCGATCTTCGCCGTCCTGCTCAGCCTGCTGCCGATCGAGATCGTCTATCTGGTTCTGGCCCTGATTCTGGCAGCCCTCTCGATTCTATCGCGCACCGTGCATCCCAGGCTCTAG
- a CDS encoding cupin domain-containing protein has protein sequence MSDPLPEILSAEMDLPCDDVQETAGFFTDTLGFLLHTIYPADDPSVAVISGYGVRLRLVRGLKADPGRLHLLGPADRASLTAPNGTRIDFGPVDPWPDIPDGVPSFHVSLPPGRDGWGQGRAGMQYRDLIPDRWGGRFIASHIRIPTGGPVPDYVHFHKVRFQMIFCYKGWVRLVYEDQGEPFIMKAGDCVLQPPEIRHRVLEASDGLEVVEIGCPADHPTHVDHILPLPTEFLRPERDFGGQRFVFHQAEGADWIPWEGAGFDCRDLGISAATGGLADVRVVHRDSGSTEAIKSAPEFHFLFGLEGAGSLSVEGEEPVTLSPGASVAIPGGRAVSLDASAPFEFLEVRL, from the coding sequence ATGAGCGACCCGTTGCCAGAGATATTGAGTGCCGAGATGGACCTGCCCTGCGACGACGTCCAGGAAACGGCCGGCTTCTTCACCGATACGTTGGGGTTTCTGCTGCATACGATCTATCCCGCCGATGATCCGTCGGTGGCGGTGATTTCAGGGTATGGCGTCCGGTTGCGGCTGGTTCGGGGGCTCAAGGCCGATCCGGGCAGGTTGCACCTGCTTGGCCCGGCGGACCGCGCATCGCTGACGGCGCCGAACGGAACGCGGATCGACTTTGGTCCTGTCGATCCGTGGCCGGACATTCCGGACGGCGTTCCGTCCTTTCATGTATCCCTGCCGCCGGGCCGGGACGGCTGGGGACAGGGGCGCGCAGGCATGCAGTATCGTGACCTGATTCCCGACCGTTGGGGCGGGCGCTTCATCGCCTCCCATATCCGGATCCCTACGGGCGGACCGGTGCCGGATTACGTTCATTTCCACAAGGTCCGGTTCCAGATGATCTTCTGTTACAAGGGGTGGGTTCGACTGGTCTATGAGGATCAGGGGGAGCCGTTCATCATGAAGGCGGGCGATTGCGTATTGCAGCCCCCTGAGATTCGGCATCGCGTGCTGGAAGCGTCAGACGGGTTGGAAGTGGTTGAGATCGGCTGTCCCGCAGACCATCCGACCCATGTCGATCATATTCTGCCGCTCCCGACCGAATTTCTGCGCCCGGAACGGGATTTCGGCGGCCAGCGCTTTGTTTTTCATCAGGCCGAAGGCGCCGACTGGATCCCCTGGGAAGGTGCGGGATTTGACTGTCGCGACCTGGGTATCTCTGCGGCAACCGGCGGATTGGCGGATGTCCGCGTCGTGCACCGGGACTCCGGTTCGACCGAGGCGATCAAGAGCGCGCCGGAGTTTCATTTCCTCTTCGGGCTGGAGGGGGCGGGCAGTCTGTCGGTTGAAGGTGAAGAGCCTGTGACGCTGTCCCCGGGGGCGTCCGTCGCGATTCCGGGCGGGCGGGCGGTGTCGCTCGATGCCTCCGCGCCGTTCGAATTTCTCGAGGTTCGGCTCTAG
- a CDS encoding ABC transporter transmembrane domain-containing protein, which produces MARQGGPDRPKGRDIRSLRRVLAFLAPYRGRVALATLALMVTAGTVLALGQGLRALVDSGFADGDPAALDNALALLIGLSVLMALGTYCRFYLVTWLGERVVADLRNAVFDRVLRMDPGFFEVTKTGEILSRLTTDTSLLQSIIGSSASMALRNLLIMIGGIVMMAVTNPKLTALVLLVVPVVVVPILVIGRRVRKLSRASQDRVADVGAFAEESLNAIRTVQAFTHEARDRSRFGAEVREAFETAIRRTRLRGLLTATVILLVFTSIGVILWVGGNDVLAGRITGGELAAFVFYATLVAFSVGIISEVYGEVLRAAGATERLIELLEAAPAIQAPPRPTPLPDPPVGRVSFDAVFFRYPSRPDTAALEDFTLTVEPGETVALVGPSGAGKSTVFQLLLRFYDPHAGAIRLDDVDLADADPAQIRERMALVPQDPVVFGTSGRENIRYGRPDADDAAVEAAAHDAAAHEFLEALPEGYETFLGEKGTRLSGGQKQRLSIARAILRNPLVLLLDEATSALDSENERLVQDALERLMKGRTTLIIAHRLATVVNADRIAVMDQGRIVATGTHDELLKSNPLYARLAELQFSRPGN; this is translated from the coding sequence TTGGCTAGACAAGGCGGGCCCGACCGACCCAAGGGTCGCGACATCCGATCGCTGCGCCGGGTATTGGCCTTTCTGGCGCCCTATCGCGGTCGGGTCGCGCTGGCGACCCTCGCGCTCATGGTTACCGCCGGCACCGTTCTGGCGCTCGGTCAGGGTTTGCGCGCCCTGGTCGACAGCGGTTTCGCGGATGGCGACCCCGCGGCTCTGGATAATGCATTGGCGCTGTTGATCGGTCTGTCGGTGCTGATGGCACTTGGCACCTATTGCCGCTTCTACCTTGTCACCTGGCTGGGCGAACGGGTTGTCGCCGATCTGCGCAACGCCGTCTTTGACCGTGTGCTGCGCATGGATCCCGGGTTTTTCGAAGTCACGAAGACCGGAGAGATTCTGTCCCGGCTGACCACCGACACGTCGCTGTTGCAATCCATCATCGGGTCCAGCGCGTCCATGGCCTTACGCAATCTGCTGATCATGATCGGCGGCATTGTGATGATGGCGGTGACCAACCCGAAGCTGACCGCCCTGGTGCTTCTGGTCGTGCCGGTGGTCGTGGTGCCCATCCTGGTGATCGGTCGGCGCGTTCGGAAACTGTCCCGCGCCAGCCAGGATCGGGTTGCCGATGTCGGTGCCTTCGCCGAGGAAAGCCTGAACGCGATCCGCACCGTCCAGGCCTTCACCCATGAGGCCCGCGACCGCAGCCGCTTCGGAGCTGAAGTCCGGGAGGCATTTGAAACGGCAATCCGTCGCACGAGACTGCGCGGTCTGCTGACCGCAACAGTCATCCTGCTGGTCTTCACGTCGATCGGCGTCATTCTCTGGGTCGGCGGGAACGACGTCCTTGCCGGCCGGATCACCGGCGGCGAACTGGCTGCCTTCGTGTTCTATGCCACGCTGGTCGCCTTCTCCGTCGGGATCATCTCGGAAGTCTATGGCGAGGTTCTGCGGGCGGCCGGCGCGACGGAACGCCTGATCGAACTTCTGGAAGCGGCACCGGCGATCCAGGCACCGCCCAGGCCAACCCCGCTTCCCGATCCGCCCGTCGGCAGGGTCAGTTTCGACGCGGTCTTTTTCCGCTATCCGTCCCGCCCCGACACCGCCGCCCTGGAGGATTTCACACTGACCGTGGAACCCGGCGAAACCGTCGCACTGGTCGGCCCGTCCGGTGCGGGAAAATCCACCGTCTTTCAGTTGCTTCTGCGTTTCTACGATCCGCATGCCGGGGCGATCCGTCTGGACGATGTCGATCTGGCCGACGCGGATCCCGCGCAAATCCGCGAGCGCATGGCGCTGGTCCCGCAGGATCCGGTGGTTTTCGGCACCTCCGGCCGGGAGAACATCCGTTACGGTCGTCCTGATGCCGACGATGCGGCGGTCGAGGCCGCCGCGCACGACGCCGCGGCCCATGAATTCCTGGAAGCCCTGCCGGAGGGATACGAGACATTCCTGGGCGAAAAGGGCACACGTCTGTCGGGTGGTCAGAAACAGCGCCTGTCGATCGCAAGGGCGATCCTGCGCAATCCGTTGGTACTGCTGCTGGACGAAGCGACCAGCGCGCTGGATTCCGAAAACGAACGTCTGGTTCAGGACGCACTGGAACGGCTGATGAAAGGACGGACGACGCTGATCATCGCCCACCGGCTGGCCACGGTCGTCAATGCCGATCGTATCGCGGTAATGGACCAGGGCCGGATCGTCGCCACCGGCACCCATGACGAATTGCTGAAGTCGAACCCGCTCTACGCCCGGCTGGCCGAATTGCAGTTCAGCCGACCGGGCAACTAG
- a CDS encoding F0F1 ATP synthase subunit gamma, translating to MPSLKDLKTRISSVQSTRRITSAMKMVAAAKLKRAQEAAEAARPYAERMERMLGSLAAGVSSDSAPKLLAGTGDDQTHLIVVMSSDRGLCGGFNGSIIRAVKKRIEQLSAQGKTVKLIAIGRKGVSLLRREHRDKLVHGFEELVKPYPAFDQADAVVAKVVEMFEAGEFDVCTLYYNKFISALTQEVTPLQLIPFASSEEGSDDDEDASDLGGAQYEFEPDEEEILKALLPKNLSVQVFRSMLESFASEQGARMTAMDNATRNAGDMINSLSITYNRARQAMITKELIEIISGAEAL from the coding sequence ATGCCGTCTCTCAAGGATCTAAAGACCCGCATCTCGAGCGTCCAGTCGACCCGCCGCATCACTTCCGCGATGAAGATGGTGGCGGCGGCGAAGCTGAAGCGCGCTCAGGAAGCGGCCGAAGCCGCCCGGCCCTACGCCGAGCGGATGGAGCGGATGCTGGGGTCGCTGGCCGCCGGCGTCTCCTCCGACAGTGCGCCGAAGCTGCTGGCAGGCACGGGTGACGACCAGACCCATCTGATCGTCGTCATGTCCTCCGACCGCGGCCTCTGCGGCGGGTTCAACGGCTCGATCATCCGCGCTGTCAAAAAGCGCATCGAACAGCTGAGTGCCCAGGGCAAGACGGTGAAGCTGATCGCGATCGGCCGGAAGGGCGTGTCCCTGCTGCGCCGCGAACACCGCGACAAGCTGGTCCACGGTTTTGAGGAACTGGTGAAGCCGTATCCGGCCTTCGACCAGGCCGATGCCGTCGTCGCCAAGGTCGTCGAGATGTTCGAGGCCGGTGAGTTCGACGTCTGCACGCTGTACTACAACAAGTTCATTTCCGCGCTGACGCAGGAAGTGACGCCGCTGCAGCTCATTCCGTTCGCCAGCTCCGAGGAGGGCAGCGACGATGATGAGGACGCGTCCGACCTGGGCGGTGCGCAGTACGAGTTCGAGCCCGACGAGGAAGAAATCCTGAAGGCGCTGCTGCCCAAGAACCTGTCGGTTCAGGTCTTCCGCAGCATGCTGGAAAGCTTCGCCTCCGAACAGGGCGCCCGGATGACGGCCATGGACAATGCGACGCGGAACGCGGGCGATATGATCAATTCGCTCAGCATCACCTACAACCGCGCCCGCCAGGCCATGATTACCAAAGAACTGATCGAAATTATCTCGGGCGCCGAGGCGCTCTAA
- a CDS encoding F0F1 ATP synthase subunit delta, translating to MAAKGGVNEIADRYAKALFDLADDGKQLDAVADDLRTLGALLDESEDLQRLVRSPVISRADQGKAMAAVLDKTGAGDLTRKFVGHVAANRRLSALKAISKAFLAELAARRGEVTAEVSSAKALSDAQIAAVEEALKKAVGGKVAVSHKVDPSLIGGLIVKVGSRMIDTSVATKLQRLKLAMKGA from the coding sequence GTGGCAGCCAAAGGTGGCGTGAACGAAATCGCCGATCGATACGCGAAAGCGCTGTTCGATCTGGCCGATGATGGCAAACAACTGGACGCCGTGGCGGACGATCTCCGTACGCTCGGTGCTCTGCTCGACGAATCCGAAGATCTTCAGCGTCTCGTGCGCAGTCCGGTCATCAGCCGTGCCGATCAAGGCAAGGCGATGGCGGCGGTGCTCGACAAGACCGGCGCCGGTGACCTGACCCGCAAATTTGTGGGCCATGTCGCGGCGAACCGCCGTCTGTCCGCGCTGAAAGCGATCTCAAAGGCGTTTCTCGCCGAACTGGCCGCGCGCCGGGGCGAGGTGACCGCCGAAGTCTCTTCCGCGAAGGCGCTCAGTGATGCGCAGATCGCCGCGGTCGAAGAGGCGCTCAAGAAAGCCGTGGGCGGCAAGGTTGCCGTCTCGCACAAAGTGGATCCGTCGTTGATCGGCGGTCTTATCGTCAAAGTCGGCAGCCGGATGATCGATACGTCGGTCGCCACCAAGCTGCAGCGCTTGAAGCTTGCGATGAAGGGAGCTTAA
- the leuS gene encoding leucine--tRNA ligase, whose translation MAYDPSLVEPKWQRFWEENETFKVEVDTSKQKLYVLDMFPYPSGAGLHVGHPEGYTATDIVCRYKRMQGFNVLHPMGWDAYGLPAERYAMRTGVHPSVTTKANIDTFRAQIKRLGFSYDWSREFSTTDPDYVRWTQWIFLKLYERGLAYQAEVPVNWCPAQGTVLANEEVKDGKYVETGDPVERRLMRQWMLRITKYADRLLEDLEDLDWPEGIKAMQRNWIGRSEGAQVTFAVADSDKSFEIYTTRPDTLFGATYCVLSPEHPLVDAITAEDQRAAVDAYRDQASKMSELQRTELAKDKTGVFTGAFAVNPVNGEKLPVWVADYVMMSYGTGAIMAVPAHDERDHEFARKFDLPIVQVIKPTEEVDIQKEAYIGDGVAVNSGFLDGLGVDEAKKKVIAFLEEKGVGEGRVQYRLRDWLFSRQRYWGEPIPVLRKSDGDIVPLPEDSLPVLPPALDDYRPTDNGEPPLARATDWVNVTDPDTGEAMLRETNTMPQWAGSCWYYLRFIDPKNDKCFVDPEKEKYWMPVDLYVGGAEHAVLHLLYARFWHKVLYDIGAVSTKEPFRKLFNQGMILAYSYRDAQGKYYEPEKVQQVDGKQMVGDVEVTSQIEKMSKSRLNVVNPDDVVREFGADSMRLYEMFMGPLDVTKPWQTSGVAGVRRFLNRSWRIVCDEDDVLDTARIVDEEPSLELNGFLHRTIAGVTDDLDGLRFNTAIAKLMELVNELTPMERRPRSVVESFVLLLSPFAPHLAEDLWQKLGHDDTLAYEAWPVADQAILAAAAEQQKKEYPVQINGKLRARVMADPNLDKEGLLDAVKADPAVQEHLAGKEIVKEIAVPGRLVNFVVKG comes from the coding sequence ATGGCTTACGATCCCAGCCTGGTTGAGCCTAAATGGCAGCGCTTTTGGGAGGAGAACGAGACCTTCAAGGTCGAGGTCGACACCTCCAAGCAGAAGCTCTATGTCCTGGACATGTTCCCGTACCCGTCGGGGGCGGGGCTGCATGTCGGCCATCCGGAAGGCTACACGGCCACCGATATCGTCTGTCGCTACAAGCGCATGCAGGGGTTCAATGTTCTGCATCCGATGGGCTGGGACGCCTACGGTCTGCCGGCGGAACGCTATGCCATGCGGACCGGGGTCCACCCGTCGGTCACGACGAAGGCGAATATCGATACCTTCCGCGCCCAGATCAAACGCCTCGGCTTCTCCTATGACTGGAGCCGCGAGTTTTCGACGACTGACCCGGATTATGTGCGCTGGACCCAGTGGATCTTCCTGAAACTCTATGAGCGGGGGCTGGCCTATCAGGCAGAGGTCCCGGTGAATTGGTGCCCGGCCCAGGGTACGGTCCTGGCCAATGAAGAGGTCAAGGACGGGAAATATGTAGAGACCGGCGACCCGGTCGAACGCCGCCTGATGCGTCAGTGGATGCTGCGCATCACCAAATACGCCGACCGCCTGCTGGAAGACCTGGAAGACCTGGACTGGCCTGAAGGGATCAAGGCCATGCAGCGCAACTGGATCGGCCGGTCCGAAGGCGCGCAGGTCACCTTCGCTGTGGCGGACAGCGACAAGAGCTTCGAAATCTACACGACCCGACCGGATACACTGTTTGGCGCGACCTACTGCGTTCTGTCGCCGGAACACCCGTTGGTCGATGCCATCACTGCCGAAGATCAACGCGCAGCGGTCGATGCCTACCGGGATCAGGCATCGAAGATGAGCGAACTTCAGCGCACTGAACTGGCCAAGGACAAGACCGGCGTCTTTACCGGCGCCTTTGCGGTCAATCCGGTCAATGGCGAGAAGCTGCCGGTCTGGGTCGCGGACTATGTCATGATGTCCTATGGCACCGGCGCGATCATGGCCGTACCCGCCCATGACGAACGCGACCATGAATTTGCGCGTAAATTCGATCTGCCGATTGTTCAGGTGATCAAACCGACCGAAGAGGTGGATATCCAGAAGGAAGCCTATATCGGCGACGGTGTCGCGGTGAATTCCGGTTTTCTGGACGGCCTGGGTGTCGATGAAGCGAAGAAGAAGGTCATCGCCTTCCTGGAAGAAAAGGGTGTCGGCGAGGGGCGCGTTCAGTACCGCCTGCGCGATTGGCTGTTCTCGCGCCAACGTTATTGGGGCGAGCCGATCCCGGTGCTGCGCAAATCCGATGGCGATATCGTGCCGCTGCCCGAGGACAGCCTGCCGGTCCTGCCGCCCGCGCTGGACGATTACCGCCCGACCGACAATGGCGAACCGCCGCTGGCCCGTGCCACGGATTGGGTCAACGTCACCGATCCGGATACCGGTGAGGCGATGCTGCGCGAGACCAATACGATGCCGCAATGGGCCGGGTCGTGCTGGTACTATCTGCGCTTTATCGATCCGAAGAACGACAAGTGTTTCGTCGATCCGGAGAAGGAAAAATACTGGATGCCCGTCGACCTGTATGTCGGCGGCGCGGAACATGCCGTCCTGCACCTGCTCTACGCCCGCTTCTGGCACAAGGTGCTCTATGACATTGGCGCCGTATCGACCAAGGAGCCGTTCCGTAAGTTGTTCAACCAGGGCATGATCCTGGCCTATTCCTACCGCGACGCGCAGGGCAAGTATTACGAGCCTGAGAAGGTGCAGCAGGTCGATGGCAAGCAGATGGTCGGCGATGTCGAAGTGACCTCGCAGATCGAGAAGATGTCGAAATCGCGTCTGAACGTCGTCAATCCGGACGATGTCGTGCGGGAGTTCGGTGCCGATTCCATGCGCCTCTATGAGATGTTCATGGGACCGCTGGACGTCACCAAGCCGTGGCAGACTTCCGGTGTTGCCGGTGTCCGCCGATTCTTGAACCGGTCCTGGCGGATTGTTTGCGACGAGGACGACGTTCTGGATACCGCCCGCATCGTGGATGAGGAGCCGAGCCTGGAACTGAACGGGTTCCTGCACCGGACGATCGCCGGTGTGACCGACGATCTGGACGGGCTGCGCTTCAACACCGCCATCGCCAAGCTGATGGAACTGGTCAACGAGCTGACCCCGATGGAGCGCCGCCCGCGTTCGGTGGTGGAAAGCTTCGTCCTGCTGCTGTCGCCCTTCGCGCCGCATTTGGCCGAGGACCTCTGGCAGAAGCTTGGCCATGACGACACGCTGGCCTATGAAGCCTGGCCGGTAGCCGATCAGGCGATCCTCGCCGCCGCCGCGGAGCAGCAGAAGAAGGAATACCCGGTCCAGATCAACGGCAAACTGCGCGCCCGCGTGATGGCCGATCCGAATCTGGACAAGGAAGGGCTGCTGGACGCGGTGAAGGCCGATCCGGCCGTTCAGGAACATCTGGCGGGCAAGGAGATCGTGAAGGAGATCGCCGTGCCCGGGCGTCTGGTGAACTTCGTCGTTAAGGGGTGA